The Polyangiaceae bacterium genome includes a region encoding these proteins:
- a CDS encoding TonB-dependent receptor codes for MRRRLLVLLLALSLPALAHEVTPPKLSGAPTAACPDHETCLHELVVPLLLTVGPDGRVQDAEVDVSLGEPFDSAALRTARGWDFEPARTADGPVAAKVRAAVRFLASEAPTVAREPEPRLAPAEPTPVKLVGHGEEEHVNVHVHGAPPPRTASESQRDRRVLGAAPHRTASDLLTTVPGVFVSQHSGEGKAHQIFFRGFDAVHGQDIEIWVAGAPVNEVSNVHGQGYADLHFVMPEVVRQVRALPGPYSPRQGDFAVAGTMLFDLGYPEPGFTAKASAGSFGAKRGFLAFHPAGESEETFAAAEVYETDGFGVGRSASRASAIAQWLHPLADELSLRLMATTYSGRFGSAGVLRLSDIESGRVDRFDSYDTRQGGHSTRSSLLAEVTGGVEHWQLRFAPYVVWRTLSLRSNYTGYLVDPVNGDTSEQLNDATTVGLNASLERQLSLLSDHDSIEVGVFGRQDSISQSISHVSTLDGHVVDTPVDADVKAVDAGGYVDVAVRPVRRVVLRAGVRADGLGFSTRSGGARSAQGVVVGKKATLDVAVAPRVHAVGSYGEGFRSPQARSLGDGEKTPFTTVQSLELGLRYADGKRLRASIAGFRTTLSEDLVFDETTARNEPVPGTLRLGAVADVVAEPTPWFTSALGATYTRATFRESQGSRYEKGALLPFVPQVVVRSDIAVRPTLARVWGRDLVATAGVGLTTLFRRPIPYGELGHDVFLMDARASARLREVELGIEAFNLLGADWYDGEFVYASSFDRQGPLSSLPVRHVTAGPPRSVLASVTVYL; via the coding sequence GTGAGACGTCGGCTCCTGGTCCTTCTGCTGGCACTTTCGTTGCCGGCCCTCGCCCACGAGGTCACGCCGCCGAAGCTCTCGGGCGCACCCACTGCTGCGTGCCCCGATCATGAGACCTGCCTCCACGAGCTCGTGGTGCCGCTGCTGCTCACCGTGGGGCCCGATGGCCGGGTTCAGGACGCCGAGGTCGATGTGTCGCTCGGGGAGCCCTTCGACAGCGCCGCACTTCGGACGGCTCGCGGCTGGGACTTCGAGCCGGCGCGAACGGCCGACGGTCCCGTGGCCGCAAAGGTGCGGGCCGCCGTCCGATTTTTGGCCTCCGAGGCGCCCACGGTCGCGCGCGAACCAGAGCCGAGACTGGCTCCCGCGGAACCCACGCCGGTCAAGCTCGTGGGCCATGGCGAGGAAGAGCACGTCAACGTTCATGTGCACGGTGCGCCGCCGCCGCGCACTGCCTCCGAGAGCCAGCGCGACAGACGCGTGTTGGGGGCAGCGCCGCACCGCACCGCGAGTGATCTGCTCACGACCGTGCCGGGCGTCTTCGTCTCCCAGCACAGTGGCGAGGGCAAGGCTCATCAGATCTTCTTCCGCGGGTTCGACGCCGTGCACGGACAAGACATAGAGATCTGGGTTGCCGGCGCGCCGGTGAACGAGGTCAGCAACGTTCATGGCCAAGGCTACGCAGACTTGCACTTCGTGATGCCGGAGGTGGTGCGCCAGGTGCGCGCGCTGCCCGGGCCGTACTCTCCCCGCCAAGGCGACTTCGCCGTGGCCGGCACCATGCTCTTCGACCTCGGTTATCCCGAGCCCGGATTCACCGCCAAGGCTTCGGCGGGCAGCTTCGGTGCCAAGCGAGGCTTCCTCGCGTTCCACCCGGCAGGCGAGTCGGAGGAAACTTTCGCCGCCGCGGAGGTGTACGAGACGGACGGCTTCGGCGTGGGGCGGTCGGCGAGCCGAGCCAGCGCGATCGCCCAGTGGCTGCATCCGCTGGCGGACGAGCTCTCGCTTCGGCTGATGGCGACGACCTACTCTGGCCGCTTTGGCAGCGCTGGAGTGTTGCGTCTGTCGGACATCGAGAGCGGTCGCGTCGATCGCTTCGACAGCTACGACACGCGCCAGGGCGGACACTCCACCCGCTCGAGCTTGCTGGCGGAGGTGACCGGTGGCGTGGAGCACTGGCAGCTCCGCTTCGCCCCGTATGTAGTGTGGCGCACGCTCTCGCTGCGCTCGAACTACACCGGCTATCTCGTCGACCCCGTCAACGGTGACACCAGCGAGCAGCTGAACGACGCAACCACCGTGGGGCTCAACGCAAGCCTCGAGCGCCAGCTCAGCTTGCTCTCCGATCACGATTCCATCGAAGTGGGCGTGTTCGGCAGGCAAGACTCGATTTCGCAGAGCATCTCCCACGTCAGCACGCTGGACGGCCACGTCGTGGATACCCCCGTCGACGCGGACGTGAAGGCGGTGGACGCCGGTGGCTACGTGGACGTTGCCGTGCGGCCCGTTCGTCGCGTGGTGCTGCGCGCCGGCGTGCGTGCGGACGGGCTCGGCTTTTCCACGCGCAGCGGCGGCGCGCGCTCCGCCCAAGGCGTCGTCGTTGGCAAGAAGGCCACGCTGGACGTCGCTGTCGCGCCGCGGGTGCACGCCGTGGGCAGCTACGGCGAGGGGTTCCGCTCGCCTCAGGCTCGGAGCCTGGGCGACGGTGAAAAGACGCCGTTCACCACGGTGCAGTCCTTGGAGCTCGGACTGCGCTACGCGGACGGCAAGCGGCTCAGGGCTTCCATCGCCGGCTTTCGTACCACGCTCAGCGAAGATCTGGTGTTCGACGAGACCACGGCCAGGAACGAGCCCGTGCCGGGCACGCTGCGCCTCGGGGCGGTGGCGGACGTGGTGGCGGAGCCCACGCCCTGGTTCACCTCCGCCCTGGGCGCGACCTACACCCGCGCCACGTTTCGCGAGTCCCAAGGCTCGCGCTACGAGAAGGGCGCACTGCTCCCCTTCGTGCCCCAGGTGGTGGTGCGCTCCGACATCGCCGTGCGCCCGACGCTGGCCCGAGTCTGGGGCCGCGATCTGGTCGCGACGGCCGGAGTCGGCCTCACCACGCTGTTCCGACGACCGATCCCCTATGGCGAGCTCGGCCACGACGTCTTCCTGATGGACGCCCGCGCCAGCGCGCGCCTCCGCGAAGTGGAGCTCGGGATCGAAGCCTTCAATCTGCTGGGTGCGGACTGGTACGACGGCGAGTTCGTGTACGCCTCGAGCTTCGATCGTCAGGGTCCCCTATCCAGCTTGCCAGTGCGACACGTGACGGCGGGGCCGCCCCGCAGCGTGCTCGCCTCAGTGACCGTCTACTTGTGA
- a CDS encoding PilZ domain-containing protein yields the protein MVDIVVEERRAHRRIDLPASAVLLRGGTEAQRFVMQNLSAAGALLTGSRPLPENRLLLFRLDLPAHAPIAVRGKVSRQAVVAGMYALAIEFVDPSPETEDAIQQAVLDALELSVESEPFFKPDVEAAYSSPPSR from the coding sequence ATGGTCGACATCGTGGTGGAGGAGCGCCGTGCGCATCGCAGGATCGATTTACCGGCAAGCGCCGTGCTGCTTCGAGGAGGGACCGAAGCGCAGCGCTTCGTGATGCAGAACCTTTCCGCCGCCGGCGCGCTGCTGACCGGCAGCCGTCCGCTTCCGGAGAATCGCTTGCTGTTGTTTCGGCTGGACCTGCCGGCACACGCGCCGATTGCCGTGCGCGGCAAGGTCTCGCGGCAAGCAGTGGTGGCGGGCATGTATGCCTTGGCGATCGAGTTCGTGGACCCCAGTCCCGAGACGGAAGACGCCATTCAGCAGGCCGTGCTCGACGCCCTCGAGCTGAGCGTGGAGAGTGAACCGTTCTTCAAGCCGGACGTGGAGGCCGCCTATTCCTCGCCGCCCAGTCGCTAA
- a CDS encoding response regulator, translated as MEATHRVLVVDDSEVDRENIRRLLAPDYSVLEAASGSEGLGLCEKERVDCVLLDHRLPDVEGIEMLHDLVERELPVLMLTGQGNEALAVEAMKRGALDYLVKGQLQKAGLRRSVKNALETSGMRQQIARQEAELRQYVKELDEQRESLQRSNQRLMESEARLRVVFEQLPALAWTADRELVLTSLAGEVARRTEAPPWGSRVERLFGGGAPTDAHMQALDGNSAHFEVTLADRVYDAHVEPLMTDGDVSGVIGVALDVSRARVLEQQLRHSQKMDSLGQLAGGIAHDLNNVLTVISSFAQFVKDGLHPQEQAYGDINEVLRAASSAENLVRQLLTFSRQRPSQPRVVDVGELTTNVTPMLRRLLGETFKLEVSIPDAPHTVYADAGSLEQVLVNLVVNARDAMPEGGTVTVEILREMVGNEPCLDLEPGAYVVLAVKDNGVGIGPDVVERIFEPFFTTKDQGKGTGLGLSTCYGIVQQARGMILVETEVGAGTVFRTYLPESSGVPETERRPSAPPAAAGSETVLVLEDDPQVRSLIARVLTSHGYQVVETESAKSAQLAAERTSKDHFALMVADVAVPDGVGSEVARDLKKLHPRMEVLFVSGHGGGALRARGVSEEDTVLHKPFTAGELAKIVRKCLDRRSRDV; from the coding sequence GTGGAGGCAACGCATCGCGTTCTGGTCGTGGACGACAGCGAGGTCGACCGCGAGAACATCCGGCGCTTGTTGGCACCGGACTATTCCGTGTTGGAGGCCGCCTCGGGTAGCGAAGGCCTGGGCCTGTGCGAAAAGGAGCGCGTGGACTGCGTGCTCCTCGACCATCGTCTGCCCGACGTAGAGGGCATCGAAATGCTCCACGACCTGGTAGAGCGCGAGCTCCCCGTCCTGATGCTGACGGGCCAGGGCAATGAAGCCCTGGCGGTGGAAGCCATGAAGCGGGGCGCGCTCGATTACCTGGTCAAGGGTCAGCTCCAGAAAGCCGGCCTCCGACGCTCCGTGAAGAACGCCCTCGAAACCTCCGGCATGCGCCAACAGATTGCGCGGCAAGAGGCCGAGCTCCGGCAGTACGTGAAGGAGCTGGACGAGCAACGTGAGAGTCTGCAGCGCTCCAATCAACGCCTGATGGAGAGCGAAGCGCGGCTACGGGTCGTCTTCGAACAGCTGCCAGCGCTGGCGTGGACCGCGGACCGCGAGCTGGTGCTCACCTCGCTCGCAGGGGAAGTGGCACGCCGCACGGAGGCGCCTCCCTGGGGCTCGCGGGTCGAGCGTTTGTTCGGCGGCGGCGCACCCACGGATGCGCACATGCAAGCCCTGGACGGAAACTCCGCTCACTTCGAAGTCACGCTGGCCGATCGCGTGTACGACGCCCACGTGGAACCGCTGATGACGGACGGAGACGTGAGTGGCGTCATCGGCGTTGCCCTGGACGTGTCCCGCGCCCGCGTGCTGGAGCAGCAACTTCGTCATTCGCAGAAGATGGACTCTCTGGGACAGCTCGCGGGTGGCATCGCCCACGACCTGAACAACGTGCTGACCGTCATCTCGAGCTTCGCCCAGTTCGTGAAGGATGGGCTCCATCCTCAGGAGCAGGCGTACGGCGACATCAACGAAGTGCTGCGGGCGGCGTCGAGCGCGGAGAACCTCGTGCGGCAGCTGTTGACGTTTTCGCGGCAGCGGCCCAGCCAGCCTCGGGTCGTGGACGTCGGCGAGCTGACGACGAACGTCACCCCGATGTTGCGCCGCCTCCTGGGCGAAACCTTCAAGCTCGAGGTGAGCATCCCCGACGCACCCCACACGGTCTACGCGGACGCCGGCAGCCTGGAGCAAGTGCTGGTGAACCTGGTGGTCAACGCGCGGGACGCAATGCCCGAAGGCGGAACCGTGACCGTCGAGATCCTGCGGGAAATGGTCGGAAACGAGCCCTGCCTGGACCTGGAGCCGGGGGCGTACGTGGTGCTGGCCGTGAAGGACAACGGCGTCGGAATTGGCCCGGACGTAGTGGAGCGGATCTTCGAGCCCTTCTTCACCACCAAGGACCAGGGCAAGGGCACGGGGCTCGGACTTTCCACCTGCTACGGCATCGTGCAGCAGGCGCGCGGGATGATCCTCGTCGAAACCGAGGTTGGTGCCGGCACGGTCTTCCGAACGTACCTTCCCGAAAGCTCCGGCGTGCCGGAAACGGAGCGAAGACCTTCCGCACCTCCAGCGGCCGCCGGAAGCGAGACGGTGCTCGTGCTCGAGGACGATCCGCAAGTCCGCAGCCTGATCGCCCGCGTGCTCACGTCGCACGGTTACCAAGTGGTCGAGACCGAGAGCGCCAAGAGCGCGCAGCTCGCGGCGGAGCGCACGTCCAAGGACCACTTTGCGCTGATGGTCGCCGACGTCGCCGTTCCGGATGGGGTCGGCTCCGAGGTTGCTCGCGATCTCAAGAAGCTGCATCCGCGCATGGAGGTCTTGTTCGTCTCCGGCCACGGCGGAGGGGCGCTTCGCGCGCGGGGAGTGAGCGAGGAAGACACCGTGCTGCACAAGCCGTTCACGGCGGGGGAGCTCGCCAAGATCGTGCGCAAGTGCCTCGACCGGCGTAGCCGCGACGTCTGA
- a CDS encoding response regulator — MKHASVNVLLVEDNAVDREGVARAFSRHRIANPIHHANDGIEALDILRGTNGRDKLGRPFVVLLDINMPRMNGIELLQEIRADECLKDSVVFMLTTSRSEQDKMASYGLNVAGYMVKEDVGDDFLRLVAMLDHYWRIVELPSGEV, encoded by the coding sequence ATGAAACACGCGAGCGTGAACGTCCTCTTGGTGGAGGACAACGCCGTGGATCGGGAGGGCGTGGCGCGAGCCTTTTCCCGGCATCGCATCGCCAACCCTATCCACCACGCGAATGACGGCATCGAGGCGTTGGACATCCTACGCGGCACCAATGGTCGCGACAAGCTCGGGCGGCCGTTCGTCGTACTTCTCGACATCAACATGCCCCGCATGAACGGCATCGAGCTGCTCCAGGAGATCCGCGCCGACGAGTGCCTCAAAGACAGCGTCGTGTTCATGCTCACCACCTCCCGTAGCGAGCAAGACAAGATGGCATCTTACGGGCTCAACGTTGCCGGCTATATGGTCAAGGAAGACGTAGGAGACGACTTCCTCCGTCTCGTCGCCATGCTGGACCACTACTGGCGCATCGTGGAGCTGCCTTCGGGAGAGGTTTGA
- a CDS encoding PAS domain-containing protein codes for MSEQDRRALAEFYRVLDERRSHVSRELLRTARSIPAFESRVDHDQLEQELVANSELERAALYEGRWDPYLSELGARGKRFAQLGIELRDWVALLAAYRHVILGVVLPDPDPQTVRLLEGVDRFLDITMATVGSAYVEAKESAVRTAEHRLGLYIDLFQNASLGMAIYECDDATDVASYRLMAVNPSAAKVAGASILEGVGKTIAERNPEVLGTDVPQYLTETLANQTPRHWEVALGPPSDRRCYECRSVPLGPLHLGLLFEDTTERHRAELEVERYTKELERSNKDLDEFAYVASHDLKSPLRDIQNLAMWIAEDVGDSLPADSARHLRQLQDRVSRMERLLEDLLLYSRAGRISEATESFALRDAIDAATALVSVPSGFELAIEGPSPLLRTARAPLEQVLRNLLGNAVKHHDRDSGRISVCVEEREGWIEVGIVDDGPGIPEQFHERVFRMFQTLRPRDQVEGSGMGLAIVKKVVESHGGQVGLESDERGTKVRFTWPKAEEHP; via the coding sequence TTGTCTGAGCAGGACCGTCGAGCCCTCGCGGAATTCTATCGCGTTCTCGACGAGCGTCGCTCACATGTGAGCCGCGAGCTCCTGCGCACTGCACGCTCGATCCCGGCCTTCGAGTCGCGCGTGGATCACGACCAGCTCGAGCAGGAGCTGGTCGCGAACAGCGAGCTCGAGCGCGCGGCGCTTTATGAAGGACGCTGGGATCCCTACCTCTCGGAGCTCGGCGCGCGCGGCAAGCGCTTCGCGCAGCTTGGTATCGAGCTCCGGGACTGGGTGGCGCTCTTGGCCGCCTACCGTCACGTGATCCTGGGGGTGGTGCTCCCGGATCCCGATCCGCAGACGGTGCGGCTCTTGGAGGGCGTGGATCGCTTTCTGGACATCACCATGGCAACGGTGGGCAGCGCCTACGTGGAAGCCAAGGAGTCGGCAGTCCGCACGGCGGAGCACCGTCTCGGACTGTACATCGACCTGTTCCAGAACGCTTCTTTGGGCATGGCCATCTACGAGTGCGACGACGCGACGGATGTGGCCAGCTATCGGCTGATGGCGGTGAACCCGAGCGCCGCCAAGGTCGCGGGTGCGAGCATCCTGGAAGGGGTGGGCAAGACCATTGCCGAGCGAAACCCCGAGGTACTGGGCACCGACGTGCCCCAGTACCTGACGGAAACGCTAGCGAATCAGACGCCGAGGCACTGGGAGGTCGCCCTCGGCCCCCCCTCGGACCGCCGCTGCTACGAGTGCCGGAGCGTTCCTCTCGGCCCGCTGCATCTCGGGCTGCTGTTCGAAGACACCACGGAACGCCATCGCGCCGAGCTCGAGGTCGAGCGCTACACGAAGGAGCTGGAGCGCTCCAACAAGGACCTCGACGAGTTCGCCTACGTGGCGTCTCACGACCTGAAGTCTCCGCTTCGGGACATCCAGAACCTGGCCATGTGGATCGCCGAAGACGTCGGGGACTCCTTGCCCGCCGACAGCGCTCGTCACTTGCGTCAGCTCCAAGACCGCGTTTCGAGGATGGAGAGACTGCTCGAAGATCTTCTCTTGTACTCGCGAGCCGGACGCATCTCGGAGGCGACCGAAAGCTTCGCTTTGCGGGATGCCATCGATGCAGCCACCGCATTGGTCTCCGTGCCCTCTGGCTTCGAGCTGGCCATCGAAGGCCCCTCCCCCCTGCTCCGGACAGCCCGGGCGCCGCTCGAACAGGTGCTGCGGAACCTGCTCGGCAACGCGGTGAAGCACCACGATCGCGACAGCGGCCGCATCTCGGTGTGCGTGGAAGAACGAGAGGGCTGGATCGAAGTCGGCATCGTGGACGACGGCCCCGGGATCCCAGAACAGTTCCACGAGCGAGTGTTCCGGATGTTCCAGACGCTCCGCCCACGAGATCAGGTGGAAGGCAGCGGCATGGGCCTCGCCATCGTGAAGAAGGTCGTGGAGAGTCACGGGGGGCAGGTGGGGCTCGAGTCGGACGAGCGGGGAACCAAGGTCCGCTTCACCTGGCCCAAGGCCGAGGAGCATCCATGA
- the cysN gene encoding sulfate adenylyltransferase subunit CysN — protein MRVDDSERELIQKDISAYLHRHETKELLRFVAVGSVDDGKSTLIGRLLHDTHGIYEDQLSAVRRASKQEGSEIDFSLFTDGLKAEREQGITIDVAYRYFSTDRRKFIIADTPGHVQYTRNMATGASTADLAVILIDARLGVLQQSRRHAFIAALLGIPHLVVCVNKMDLVDYRRSVFNQIRESFLSFADGLGFEGITFIPVSALVGDNVVERSPRLAWYVGPTVLEHLETVPLASDERDGPLRYPVQTVLRPHLGYRGFAGQIAAGTLRAGDTLLALPSGKQSRVVGIDTWEGELEEARHPMCVSVRLADEIDISRGDMLVHPEAAPRPTRRFEAMLVWMSERSLDLRRSYVLKHTTQAVRAEIDSVGYTVDLETLEQRPASHLALNDIGRVTVSAHRPLFVDAYGDSRATGAFVLIDALTNDTVAAGMIVTDEPEAHEPEARGGLPTGRVSAEERQQRLGQRGGVVWLTGLPAAGKSAIAYALERELFDHGHVAVVVDPDDGATLTPSVRGASPPHAPELAQRLADAGLVAIFAFGSPRASDRAAVRERVGTRRFVEVWVNTPTEVCRQRDSRGSYDQSHGPLEHEAPEQADATVESAGQDSEQIAGTLLNLLKTRAFL, from the coding sequence ATGCGAGTGGACGACAGTGAACGCGAGCTGATCCAGAAGGACATCAGCGCCTATCTGCATCGGCACGAGACCAAGGAGCTCCTGCGATTCGTCGCCGTCGGGTCGGTGGACGACGGCAAGTCCACGTTGATCGGGCGGCTGTTACACGACACCCACGGGATCTACGAGGACCAGCTCAGCGCCGTGCGGCGAGCCTCCAAGCAGGAGGGCAGCGAGATCGACTTCTCGCTGTTCACGGACGGGCTGAAGGCCGAGCGGGAGCAAGGCATCACGATCGACGTCGCCTACCGATACTTCTCCACGGACCGGCGCAAGTTCATCATCGCGGATACCCCCGGGCACGTTCAGTACACCCGCAACATGGCGACGGGGGCGTCCACGGCGGATCTGGCCGTCATCTTGATTGACGCTCGGCTCGGCGTGTTGCAGCAATCCCGGCGTCACGCCTTCATAGCGGCGTTACTGGGCATTCCGCACCTCGTCGTGTGCGTGAACAAGATGGATCTCGTCGACTACCGCAGATCCGTCTTCAACCAAATCCGCGAGAGCTTTCTGTCCTTTGCCGATGGGCTCGGCTTCGAGGGCATCACCTTCATCCCGGTGAGCGCGCTGGTAGGCGACAACGTGGTGGAGCGCAGCCCTCGGCTCGCCTGGTACGTGGGGCCCACGGTGCTCGAGCACCTCGAAACCGTCCCCCTCGCGAGCGACGAGCGGGACGGTCCGCTGCGCTACCCGGTGCAGACGGTGCTGCGCCCGCACCTCGGCTACCGGGGTTTCGCCGGGCAAATTGCCGCCGGAACCTTGCGTGCTGGGGATACGCTCTTGGCCCTCCCGAGCGGCAAGCAGAGCCGCGTGGTCGGCATCGACACATGGGAAGGCGAGCTCGAAGAGGCGCGGCACCCCATGTGCGTCTCCGTGCGCTTGGCGGACGAGATCGACATCAGCCGCGGCGACATGCTGGTGCATCCGGAGGCGGCGCCCCGTCCCACGCGTCGCTTCGAAGCCATGTTGGTGTGGATGAGCGAACGCTCCCTGGATCTCCGGCGGAGCTACGTCCTCAAGCACACCACCCAAGCGGTTCGGGCGGAGATAGACAGCGTCGGCTACACGGTGGATCTGGAGACCCTCGAGCAACGCCCCGCCTCCCACCTCGCGCTGAACGACATCGGTCGCGTCACCGTGAGCGCCCACCGCCCGCTGTTCGTGGACGCCTACGGCGACAGCCGCGCCACCGGCGCGTTCGTCCTGATCGACGCGCTGACCAATGACACCGTAGCGGCCGGCATGATCGTCACGGACGAGCCCGAAGCGCACGAGCCGGAAGCGCGCGGCGGACTGCCCACGGGACGGGTGAGCGCCGAGGAGCGCCAACAGCGGCTTGGCCAACGCGGCGGCGTGGTGTGGCTCACGGGGTTGCCCGCTGCAGGCAAGAGCGCGATTGCCTACGCCTTGGAACGGGAGCTCTTCGATCACGGTCATGTCGCCGTGGTCGTGGATCCCGACGACGGCGCGACGCTAACGCCCAGCGTGCGCGGGGCGAGTCCGCCCCACGCGCCCGAGCTCGCCCAGCGCCTGGCGGACGCTGGGCTGGTCGCGATTTTCGCGTTCGGCTCGCCCCGAGCGAGCGACCGTGCCGCCGTTCGGGAGCGCGTCGGAACTCGTCGCTTCGTCGAGGTGTGGGTAAATACCCCTACAGAGGTCTGTCGCCAGCGCGACTCCCGGGGCAGCTATGACCAAAGCCACGGACCGCTCGAGCACGAGGCGCCCGAGCAGGCGGATGCAACGGTCGAAAGCGCTGGGCAAGACTCCGAGCAGATTGCAGGAACGTTGCTGAACCTGCTGAAAACAAGGGCTTTCCTCTGA
- the cysD gene encoding sulfate adenylyltransferase subunit CysD, translating to MPTLPTPEAEPPRRAGLVAGRLSHLKQLEAESIFILREAAAEFSRPVMMYSIGKDSSVMLRLAQKAFHPGKLPFPLLHIDTTWKFREMIEFRDHTAKELGLDLIVHTNREGAEQGINPFDHGSQKYTTIMKTQALLQALSAGGFDAAFGGARRDEERSRAKERIYSFRDRFGQWDPKNQRPELWNLYNGKITKGESVRVFPLSNWTELDIWLYIHLEKIPIVPLYYSAPRPVVERDGTLVMVDDERMRLRPKEKPRLEHVRFRTLGCYPLTGAMRSHATTLPEIIQEMLLATHSERQGRLIDFDEEGSMEMKKREGYF from the coding sequence ATGCCCACACTCCCCACCCCTGAAGCCGAGCCCCCGCGACGAGCCGGTCTCGTCGCGGGGCGGCTCAGCCATTTGAAGCAGCTCGAGGCGGAGAGCATTTTCATCCTGAGGGAGGCCGCAGCGGAGTTCAGCCGACCGGTGATGATGTACAGCATCGGCAAGGACTCGAGCGTGATGCTGCGCCTCGCGCAGAAGGCGTTTCACCCCGGCAAGCTTCCGTTCCCGCTCCTGCACATCGACACCACCTGGAAGTTCCGGGAGATGATCGAGTTCCGTGACCACACGGCCAAGGAGCTGGGGCTCGATCTCATCGTCCACACCAATCGCGAAGGTGCGGAGCAAGGCATCAATCCGTTCGACCACGGCAGCCAGAAGTACACCACCATCATGAAGACGCAGGCGCTGTTGCAAGCGCTCAGCGCGGGTGGCTTCGACGCGGCCTTCGGTGGTGCGCGCCGAGACGAAGAGCGTTCCCGAGCCAAGGAGCGCATCTACTCGTTCCGAGATCGATTCGGGCAGTGGGATCCGAAGAACCAACGGCCCGAGCTCTGGAACCTGTACAACGGGAAGATCACGAAGGGCGAGAGCGTGCGCGTGTTCCCGCTCTCCAACTGGACCGAGCTCGACATCTGGCTCTACATCCACTTGGAGAAGATCCCGATCGTTCCGCTGTACTACTCCGCCCCGCGTCCGGTCGTGGAACGCGATGGCACGTTGGTGATGGTGGACGACGAAAGAATGCGACTCCGACCGAAGGAGAAACCGCGCCTCGAGCACGTGCGCTTCCGCACCCTGGGCTGCTACCCGCTCACCGGCGCCATGCGCTCCCACGCCACGACACTCCCCGAAATCATTCAAGAAATGCTCTTGGCCACGCACTCCGAGCGCCAGGGTCGGCTGATCGACTTCGACGAAGAAGGCTCCATGGAGATGAAGAAGCGCGAGGGCTACTTCTGA
- a CDS encoding leucyl/phenylalanyl-tRNA--protein transferase translates to MLIVPGGPLFFPDPEATDEEGLVAVGGDLSVERLRLAYESGIFPWYDVGLPPLWWSPDPRAIVDPGSLHVSRSMRRVLGSRRFELRRNTLFETVMMECGRGRSGGTWILPEMVDAYRALHERGDAHSFEVFLEGRLVGGLYGVQRGGLFAAESMFHRETNASKVALIGAVNACFSAGIELFDVQFLTEHLASMGAFEISRHEYLSRLAAAVRRRADLTTS, encoded by the coding sequence CTGTTGATCGTTCCTGGCGGTCCTCTCTTTTTTCCGGATCCCGAAGCAACGGACGAAGAGGGCCTGGTTGCCGTTGGCGGAGATCTATCGGTCGAGCGCCTGCGGCTGGCCTACGAGAGCGGCATTTTCCCCTGGTACGACGTGGGGCTGCCACCGTTGTGGTGGAGCCCGGATCCGCGAGCGATCGTCGACCCGGGGTCGCTCCACGTTTCGCGCAGCATGCGACGCGTGCTGGGCTCCCGCCGTTTCGAGCTTCGACGGAACACGCTCTTCGAGACGGTGATGATGGAGTGCGGTCGGGGTCGCAGCGGTGGCACATGGATCTTGCCGGAAATGGTGGACGCCTACCGCGCGCTCCACGAGCGGGGTGATGCCCACAGCTTCGAAGTGTTCCTCGAGGGCCGCCTCGTTGGTGGGCTGTACGGCGTGCAACGAGGGGGCCTGTTCGCCGCGGAGAGCATGTTCCACCGTGAAACCAACGCTTCCAAAGTCGCCCTCATCGGCGCCGTCAACGCCTGCTTTTCAGCCGGAATCGAGCTGTTCGACGTGCAGTTTCTGACCGAGCACCTGGCCAGCATGGGCGCCTTCGAGATCTCGCGCCACGAGTACCTCAGCCGTCTCGCCGCCGCGGTGCGCCGGCGCGCCGACCTAACGACCTCTTAG